Proteins encoded together in one Vogesella indigofera window:
- a CDS encoding transporter substrate-binding domain-containing protein: protein MMPRPLLSLLLCLLLLSTPATAAVIHAVTTEFPPFQSEQPAPWGLALEAAQALAARNGDTLAVQFLPWPRAYQMAETTPGLLIFCLGRTPQREARYGWVGRIASGDAKLWRLADRPEVNPVTLQQAQRWQLGVTARDMKADYLLQQGFAYERNLQQSSDDQSNIRKLYAGRIDLLPFSNSLVLAWRTRELGLDPRLLQPVLPLPALSTPLYLAFSPGTAPQLSRRYASLFRQLQREGVLDRLRQRLQLPRATLPGD, encoded by the coding sequence ATGATGCCGCGCCCGCTGTTATCGCTGTTGTTGTGCCTGCTATTGTTGTCCACTCCGGCCACGGCGGCCGTCATCCACGCCGTCACCACCGAATTCCCGCCATTCCAGAGCGAGCAGCCGGCGCCGTGGGGGCTGGCGCTGGAAGCGGCGCAAGCGCTGGCGGCGCGCAACGGCGATACGCTGGCGGTGCAGTTCCTGCCGTGGCCGCGCGCCTACCAGATGGCGGAAACCACGCCCGGACTGCTGATCTTCTGTCTTGGCCGCACACCGCAACGTGAAGCGCGCTACGGCTGGGTCGGCCGCATCGCCAGCGGTGATGCCAAACTGTGGCGCCTTGCCGACCGCCCCGAGGTCAACCCCGTCACGCTGCAACAGGCTCAGCGCTGGCAGCTGGGGGTGACCGCACGGGACATGAAGGCGGACTACCTGCTGCAGCAGGGCTTTGCCTACGAGCGCAACCTGCAGCAAAGCAGCGACGACCAGTCCAATATCCGCAAGCTGTACGCCGGCCGCATCGACCTGCTGCCGTTCTCCAACTCCCTGGTGCTGGCCTGGCGAACGCGCGAGCTGGGCCTGGATCCACGGCTGCTGCAGCCGGTGTTGCCGCTGCCGGCGCTGTCCACCCCGCTGTACCTCGCGTTCAGCCCCGGCACCGCGCCACAGCTAAGCCGCCGTTATGCCAGCCTGTTCCGCCAGCTGCAGCGCGAAGGCGTACTCGACCGCCTGCGCCAGCGGCTGCAACTGCCACGCGCGACGCTGCCCGGCGACTGA
- a CDS encoding fumarate hydratase, protein MAIIRQEDFIQSIADAFQYISCYHPKDYIDALYKAYQHEESPAAKDAMAQILINSRMCAEGRRPICQDTGIAVVFLKVGMKVQWDSTLSVQEMVNEGVRRAYNNPDNKLRASVLLDPAGLRKNSKDNTPAVVHFEIVEGDGVEVICAAKGGGSENKSKFYALNPSDSIVDWVIKTVPTMGAGWCPPGILGIGIGGTPEKAMLLAKESLMDHVDIHELKAKAASGAELTKVEALRLEIFEKVNALGIGAQGLGGLTTVLDVKILDYPTHAASLPVAMIPNCAATRHIHFHLDGSGPAHLETPKLEDWPEITYDTSNGKRVDLNNITREEVASWQPGDVLLLNGKILTGRDAAHKRMIDMLNKGEKLPVDFTNRFIYYVGPVDPVRDEVVGPAGPTTATRMDKFTRQMLEQTGLLGMIGKAERGPAAIDAIRDNKAVYLMAVGGSAYLVSKAIKASKVVGFEDLGMEAIYEFDVQDMPVTVAVDSCGTSVHNTGPAEWRVKIGKIPVSAV, encoded by the coding sequence ATGGCTATCATCCGTCAGGAAGACTTTATCCAGAGCATCGCCGATGCTTTTCAGTACATCAGTTGCTATCACCCTAAGGATTACATTGACGCGCTGTACAAGGCGTATCAGCACGAGGAAAGCCCCGCCGCCAAGGACGCGATGGCGCAGATCCTGATCAACAGCCGCATGTGTGCCGAAGGCCGCCGTCCGATCTGCCAGGATACCGGCATTGCCGTGGTGTTCCTGAAGGTGGGCATGAAGGTGCAGTGGGACAGCACGCTCTCCGTGCAGGAAATGGTCAACGAAGGCGTGCGTCGCGCCTACAACAACCCGGACAACAAGCTGCGCGCCTCGGTGCTGCTGGATCCGGCCGGCCTGCGAAAGAACTCCAAGGACAACACCCCGGCCGTGGTGCACTTCGAGATCGTCGAAGGCGACGGCGTGGAAGTGATCTGCGCCGCCAAGGGCGGTGGCTCCGAGAACAAGTCCAAGTTCTACGCGCTGAACCCGTCCGACTCCATCGTCGACTGGGTGATCAAGACCGTACCGACCATGGGCGCCGGCTGGTGTCCGCCGGGCATCCTCGGCATCGGTATCGGCGGTACGCCGGAAAAGGCGATGCTGCTGGCCAAAGAGTCGCTGATGGACCACGTCGACATCCACGAGCTGAAGGCCAAGGCCGCCAGCGGCGCGGAACTGACCAAGGTCGAAGCGCTGCGCCTGGAGATCTTCGAGAAGGTCAACGCGCTGGGCATCGGTGCGCAAGGCCTCGGTGGCCTGACCACCGTGCTGGACGTGAAGATCCTCGACTACCCGACCCACGCGGCATCCTTGCCGGTGGCGATGATCCCGAACTGCGCCGCCACCCGCCACATCCACTTCCATCTCGATGGCAGCGGCCCGGCGCACCTGGAAACGCCGAAGCTGGAAGACTGGCCGGAAATCACCTACGACACCAGTAACGGCAAGCGTGTCGACCTCAACAATATCACCCGCGAAGAAGTGGCCAGCTGGCAGCCGGGCGACGTGCTGCTGCTCAACGGCAAGATCCTGACCGGCCGCGACGCCGCGCACAAGCGCATGATCGACATGCTGAACAAGGGCGAGAAGCTGCCGGTGGACTTCACCAACCGCTTCATCTACTACGTCGGCCCGGTGGATCCGGTGCGTGACGAAGTGGTCGGCCCGGCCGGCCCGACGACCGCCACCCGCATGGACAAGTTCACCCGCCAGATGCTGGAGCAGACCGGCCTCTTGGGCATGATCGGCAAGGCCGAGCGCGGCCCGGCGGCGATCGATGCCATCCGCGACAACAAGGCGGTTTACCTGATGGCGGTCGGCGGCTCGGCCTACCTCGTGTCCAAGGCGATCAAGGCCTCCAAGGTGGTCGGCTTCGAAGACCTCGGTATGGAAGCGATCTACGAGTTCGACGTGCAGGACATGCCGGTGACCGTGGCCGTGGATTCCTGTGGCACGTCGGTGCACAACACCGGCCCGGCCGAGTGGCGCGTGAAGATCGGCAAGATCCCGGTCAGCGCCGTCTGA
- a CDS encoding DUF411 domain-containing protein produces MLIRSLFRAGTLLALSLPVLAAPVATLFKDPNCGCCSKWAEHMASHQLPLASENRSDMAAIKDKLQVPDKLRSCHTASIGGYVFEGHVPADLVQKVLREKPAIRGLAVAGMPQGSPGMETGVKQPYQVMAFDAKGKQWVYATR; encoded by the coding sequence ATGCTGATCCGATCCCTGTTCCGCGCCGGCACACTGCTGGCGCTTTCCCTGCCGGTGCTGGCCGCACCGGTCGCCACCCTGTTCAAGGACCCCAACTGCGGCTGTTGCAGCAAGTGGGCCGAACACATGGCTAGCCACCAGTTGCCGCTCGCGAGCGAAAACCGCAGCGACATGGCCGCGATCAAGGACAAGCTGCAGGTGCCGGACAAGCTGCGCTCCTGCCACACCGCCAGCATCGGCGGCTACGTGTTCGAAGGCCACGTGCCGGCCGATTTGGTACAGAAGGTACTGCGCGAGAAACCGGCCATCCGCGGCCTGGCGGTGGCCGGCATGCCGCAGGGCAGCCCCGGCATGGAAACCGGCGTCAAGCAGCCCTACCAGGTGATGGCGTTTGATGCCAAGGGCAAGCAGTGGGTGTACGCCACGCGCTAA
- a CDS encoding ATP-binding protein, translating into MKRLIPDTVFTRLFGLVVAALLTTHLVMTSLLLFFGPHFSRDEPPPRPPLERTAPGAGLRPTLAPGDAVQQPPPPPPDNRNRFPAPFWLAQLVTLAIIGLLAWYGARRLARPIQQLTQAAARLGDNLEAPPIAESGPQETRQAARLFNRMQDKLRQQMAERNRFLAAVSHDLRTPLTRIRLRSAQLDDTALQAKLGKDIDDMTAMLDATLAYLRDESQQESWQMLDITALLQVLAEDAQEQGHHVSVDGHADSLYTLPGSLRRCLDNLLENALRYGERADIHLQQTGDTVCIEIRDHGPGIPENRMSSVFEPFVRLEESRNRHTGGVGLGLAIARDAARRMGGTLTLHNAPQGGLIARLTLPRDAHGALYQL; encoded by the coding sequence ATGAAACGCCTGATTCCCGATACCGTCTTCACCCGCCTGTTCGGGCTGGTGGTGGCGGCGCTGCTGACCACCCATCTGGTGATGACCAGCCTGCTGCTGTTTTTCGGACCGCACTTTTCGCGTGACGAGCCGCCGCCGCGCCCGCCGCTGGAGCGTACCGCCCCCGGCGCCGGCCTGCGGCCAACCTTGGCGCCCGGCGATGCCGTGCAGCAGCCGCCACCGCCGCCACCGGACAATCGCAACCGCTTTCCGGCGCCATTCTGGCTGGCGCAGCTGGTGACGCTGGCGATCATCGGCCTGCTGGCCTGGTACGGCGCACGGCGGCTGGCGCGCCCCATTCAGCAGCTGACCCAGGCCGCGGCCCGGCTGGGTGACAACCTGGAGGCGCCGCCGATCGCGGAAAGCGGACCGCAGGAAACACGACAGGCGGCGCGGCTGTTCAACCGCATGCAGGACAAGCTGCGCCAGCAGATGGCGGAGCGCAACCGCTTCCTCGCCGCGGTCTCGCACGACCTGCGCACGCCGCTGACCCGCATCCGCCTGCGCAGCGCCCAACTTGACGACACCGCGCTGCAGGCCAAGCTGGGCAAGGACATCGACGACATGACCGCGATGCTGGACGCGACGCTGGCCTACCTGCGCGACGAATCGCAGCAGGAAAGCTGGCAGATGCTGGACATCACCGCGCTGCTGCAGGTGCTGGCCGAGGACGCGCAGGAACAGGGCCACCACGTCAGCGTCGACGGCCACGCCGACAGCCTGTACACGCTGCCGGGCAGCCTGCGCCGCTGCCTCGACAACCTGCTGGAAAACGCGCTGCGCTACGGCGAGCGCGCCGACATCCACCTGCAGCAAACCGGCGATACGGTGTGTATCGAGATCCGCGACCACGGCCCCGGCATTCCGGAAAACCGCATGAGCTCGGTGTTCGAACCGTTCGTGCGGCTGGAAGAGTCGCGCAACCGCCACACCGGCGGCGTCGGCCTGGGCCTCGCCATCGCCCGCGACGCGGCCCGGCGCATGGGCGGCACGCTGACGCTGCACAATGCGCCGCAGGGCGGCCTGATCGCGCGGCTGACCCTGCCGCGCGACGCGCACGGCGCTCTGTATCAGCTTTGA
- a CDS encoding response regulator has protein sequence MTSPATRLLIVDDDPEIRSLLGQYLQAYAMHCTCVGDGVAMRAALAEQRFDLVILDLMLPGEDGLALCRQIRSEGELPIIMLTARGEATDRVVGLELGADDYVVKPFDPRELVARIHTVLRRSLRSAAGGNGNPQQDVHFDGWTLSHLKRELTTPQQLLVPLSNAEYRLLCTFLERPQRILSREQLLDAARGRTVEAFDRSIDLLVSRLRQKLGDDPKAPRLLKTVRGEGYLFDCKVRQ, from the coding sequence ATGACCAGCCCCGCCACCCGCCTGTTGATTGTTGACGATGACCCGGAGATCCGCAGCCTGCTCGGCCAGTACCTGCAAGCCTACGCCATGCACTGCACCTGCGTCGGCGACGGCGTGGCGATGCGCGCGGCGCTGGCCGAACAGCGCTTCGACCTGGTGATCCTGGACCTGATGCTGCCCGGCGAGGACGGTCTGGCGCTGTGCCGCCAGATTCGCAGCGAGGGCGAGCTGCCGATCATCATGCTCACCGCGCGCGGCGAGGCCACCGACCGTGTGGTGGGGCTGGAGCTGGGCGCCGACGACTACGTGGTGAAGCCGTTCGACCCGCGCGAACTGGTGGCTCGCATCCACACCGTGCTGCGCCGCAGCCTGCGCAGCGCCGCCGGCGGCAACGGCAACCCGCAGCAGGACGTGCACTTCGACGGCTGGACGCTGAGCCACCTGAAGCGCGAACTCACCACCCCGCAGCAGCTGCTGGTGCCGCTGTCGAACGCCGAATACCGGCTGCTGTGTACCTTCCTGGAGCGGCCGCAGCGCATCCTCAGCCGCGAGCAGCTGCTGGACGCGGCGCGCGGGCGCACGGTGGAGGCCTTCGACCGCAGCATCGACCTGCTGGTATCGCGCCTGCGCCAGAAGCTGGGCGACGACCCGAAAGCGCCGCGCCTGCTGAAGACGGTGCGCGGCGAGGGTTACCTGTTTGACTGCAAGGTACGCCAATGA
- a CDS encoding isochorismatase family protein — MSRSALLVIDVQDSFLQRSYWDAAALPAFRDKLLALIAGARQRGLPVVHVLHEDGDGPFSTASGFVRPMAWLPDGADVTFTKHVHNAFTDTGLQAWLAARGIDRLIVSGIRSEQCCETTTRVGSDLGFAVDYVSEATLTFAMTHPVSGRVYSPEDIIARTELVLAGRFAEIHSVDSVLARLDAEEVCHA, encoded by the coding sequence ATGTCCCGTTCCGCCCTGCTTGTGATTGATGTCCAGGATTCGTTCCTGCAACGCTCGTACTGGGATGCCGCTGCCTTGCCCGCGTTTCGCGACAAGCTGCTGGCGCTGATTGCCGGCGCCCGCCAGCGCGGCCTGCCGGTGGTGCATGTGCTGCACGAGGACGGCGACGGCCCGTTTTCCACTGCGTCCGGTTTTGTCCGGCCGATGGCGTGGCTGCCGGACGGCGCCGATGTCACCTTTACCAAGCACGTGCACAACGCGTTTACCGATACCGGCTTGCAGGCGTGGCTGGCGGCGCGCGGCATCGACCGCCTGATCGTCAGCGGCATCCGCAGCGAGCAGTGCTGCGAAACCACCACCCGCGTCGGCAGCGATCTCGGCTTTGCCGTCGACTATGTGTCGGAGGCGACGCTGACCTTTGCGATGACCCATCCCGTCAGCGGCCGCGTCTACAGCCCGGAAGACATCATCGCCCGCACCGAGCTGGTGCTGGCCGGCCGCTTTGCCGAGATCCACAGCGTAGACAGTGTGCTGGCGCGACTGGACGCCGAGGAGGTGTGCCATGCTTGA
- a CDS encoding DUF1272 domain-containing protein produces MLELRPGCEACDADLPGDSEQALICSFECTFCRDCAARLAHRCPNCGGELLPRPRRTGAKLVANPASSQRVYKPRQL; encoded by the coding sequence ATGCTTGAGCTACGCCCCGGCTGCGAAGCCTGCGATGCCGACTTGCCCGGCGACAGCGAGCAGGCGCTGATCTGCAGCTTCGAGTGCACCTTCTGCCGCGACTGCGCGGCGCGTTTGGCGCATCGCTGCCCCAATTGCGGCGGCGAGCTGCTGCCGCGGCCGCGGCGAACGGGCGCGAAACTGGTGGCCAACCCGGCCAGCAGCCAGCGCGTGTACAAGCCGCGCCAGCTGTAG
- a CDS encoding EamA family transporter, producing MNWQDRLIALAIVAVWGFNFVVIKWGVAGVPPFLLGALRFAAAAGIGLLFVRRPNIPWRWLALYGLTMGLGQFACLFSAMKLGMPAGLASIVLQSSAFFTLLIGMAWLRERFSGWQLGGLVVGGCGLYLIGGLGAAGLPLAGFVLTLCAAACWAFSNVVVRRIVGAGYQPDMLGLVVWGSLAPIVPFFALSAMFESASIDWAQVVSGKSLFAIGYLALIATLFGYGQWSKLLSRHAANVVAPYSLLVPLVGVLSSALVLGERLSFWQLAGGVVLVSGLAINMFGPRLLALLRKPQPA from the coding sequence ATGAACTGGCAAGACCGACTGATTGCCCTCGCCATCGTCGCGGTGTGGGGCTTCAATTTCGTGGTGATCAAGTGGGGTGTGGCCGGCGTGCCGCCGTTCCTGCTCGGCGCGCTGCGCTTTGCCGCGGCGGCGGGCATCGGTCTGCTGTTCGTGCGCCGCCCCAACATCCCGTGGCGCTGGCTGGCGCTGTATGGCCTGACCATGGGGCTGGGGCAGTTTGCCTGCCTGTTTTCGGCGATGAAACTGGGCATGCCGGCCGGCCTCGCCTCCATCGTGCTGCAGTCCTCCGCCTTCTTCACCCTGCTGATCGGCATGGCCTGGCTGCGCGAGCGCTTCAGCGGCTGGCAGCTGGGCGGGCTGGTGGTCGGCGGCTGCGGCCTGTACCTGATCGGCGGCCTCGGCGCCGCCGGCCTGCCGCTGGCCGGCTTTGTGCTGACCCTGTGCGCCGCCGCCTGCTGGGCGTTTTCCAATGTGGTGGTGCGCCGCATCGTCGGCGCCGGCTACCAGCCGGACATGCTGGGGCTGGTGGTATGGGGTAGCCTGGCACCGATCGTGCCGTTCTTCGCGCTGTCGGCCATGTTCGAGTCGGCCAGTATCGACTGGGCGCAGGTGGTCAGCGGCAAGAGCCTGTTCGCCATCGGCTATCTGGCGCTGATCGCCACGCTGTTCGGCTATGGCCAGTGGAGCAAGCTATTGAGCCGCCATGCGGCCAACGTGGTGGCGCCGTATTCGCTGCTAGTGCCGCTGGTGGGGGTGTTGTCCTCGGCGCTGGTACTGGGCGAGCGCCTCAGCTTCTGGCAGCTGGCCGGCGGCGTGGTGCTGGTGTCCGGACTGGCCATCAATATGTTCGGTCCGCGGCTGCTGGCCTTGCTGCGCAAGCCGCAGCCGGCGTAA
- a CDS encoding GNAT family N-acetyltransferase, protein MANDITLRPPGADDFAAWLLLWDGYNAFYGRHGASALPPAISQLTWQRFLDPDEPVHALLAWQGGQLLGLAHYIFHRNTLMLHHACYLQDLFTVPEARGRGVARQLIAAVADAARQAGSPSLYWHTHHTNHAARQLYDRVARDTGFVLYRQTF, encoded by the coding sequence ATGGCAAACGACATCACCCTGCGTCCGCCCGGTGCGGACGATTTTGCCGCCTGGCTGCTGCTATGGGACGGCTATAACGCCTTTTACGGCCGCCACGGCGCCAGCGCGCTGCCGCCGGCCATCAGCCAGCTCACCTGGCAGCGCTTTCTCGATCCGGACGAGCCGGTACATGCGCTGCTGGCCTGGCAGGGCGGGCAGCTGCTGGGTCTGGCGCACTATATCTTTCACCGTAACACGCTGATGCTGCACCACGCCTGCTACCTGCAGGACCTGTTTACCGTGCCGGAAGCACGGGGCAGGGGCGTGGCACGGCAGCTGATTGCCGCCGTGGCCGACGCGGCGCGCCAGGCCGGCAGTCCCAGCCTGTACTGGCATACGCACCACACCAACCATGCCGCGCGCCAGTTGTATGACCGTGTGGCGCGCGATACCGGCTTTGTGCTGTACCGCCAGACTTTTTAA
- a CDS encoding DUF1737 domain-containing protein: protein MKLYRLLTGPDDATFCHRVSEALNRGWHLHGNPTLTFNGERVIAAQAIVKEVDGEYVPEIRLGEL, encoded by the coding sequence ATGAAACTGTACCGACTGCTGACCGGCCCCGACGACGCCACCTTCTGCCACCGCGTCAGCGAGGCGCTCAACCGCGGCTGGCACCTGCACGGCAATCCGACGCTGACCTTCAACGGCGAGCGCGTGATCGCGGCGCAGGCGATCGTGAAAGAGGTCGACGGCGAGTACGTGCCGGAGATCCGGCTGGGCGAGCTGTAG
- a CDS encoding GlxA family transcriptional regulator codes for MKDVYFLLTPRYLALDFVGPAEALRMAIDEGAPFRLHVAGPEPECVSSLGLTSLIDPLPPALADGSLVILCGTVDEDADYATPAAQRLIAWLQQHITPQVSLATVCSGALLAGMAGLLDGRACTTHHSITAKLAALAPKARVLDNRVFVEDEHIATSAGITTGMDLALALIEHHAGPDVAARVARRMVLYSRRAGDDPQLSPWLAFRNHLHPAVHRAQDLIARDPAQRWPVEALAERVHLSPRHLTRLFREQAGVGIVEYQQRLRVAVVRQLLHQGVAVERAAEGAGFASARDMRRVWHKFESVNPGQLA; via the coding sequence ATGAAAGATGTGTATTTCCTTCTCACGCCGCGCTATCTGGCGCTGGATTTCGTCGGCCCGGCCGAGGCGCTGCGCATGGCCATCGACGAGGGCGCGCCGTTTCGCCTGCACGTCGCCGGGCCGGAACCGGAGTGCGTCAGCTCGCTGGGGCTCACGTCGCTGATCGACCCGCTGCCGCCGGCGCTGGCCGATGGTAGCCTGGTGATCCTGTGCGGCACGGTGGACGAGGATGCCGACTACGCCACACCGGCGGCGCAGCGGCTGATCGCCTGGCTGCAGCAGCACATCACGCCGCAGGTGAGCCTGGCGACGGTGTGCTCCGGCGCACTGCTGGCCGGCATGGCCGGGCTGCTAGACGGCCGCGCCTGCACCACCCACCACAGCATCACCGCCAAGCTGGCGGCACTGGCGCCGAAGGCGCGGGTGCTGGATAACCGCGTGTTTGTCGAGGACGAGCACATTGCCACCTCGGCCGGCATCACCACCGGCATGGATCTGGCGCTGGCGCTGATCGAGCACCACGCCGGGCCGGATGTGGCGGCGCGCGTGGCGCGGCGCATGGTGCTGTACAGCCGCCGTGCCGGCGACGATCCGCAGCTGTCGCCGTGGCTGGCGTTCCGCAATCACCTGCACCCGGCGGTGCACCGCGCGCAGGACCTGATCGCGCGCGATCCGGCGCAGCGCTGGCCGGTGGAGGCGCTGGCCGAACGCGTCCATCTCAGCCCGCGCCATTTGACGCGGCTGTTCCGCGAGCAGGCCGGCGTCGGCATCGTCGAATACCAGCAGCGGCTGCGGGTGGCGGTGGTGCGCCAGCTGTTGCATCAGGGCGTGGCGGTGGAGCGCGCCGCCGAAGGCGCCGGTTTTGCCTCGGCGCGCGACATGCGGCGGGTGTGGCACAAGTTCGAAAGCGTCAATCCCGGCCAGCTGGCCTGA
- the rlmF gene encoding 23S rRNA (adenine(1618)-N(6))-methyltransferase RlmF: MKATPKPTGKAGLHPRNAHRQRYDFPALIASLPELAAFVRPNDYGDDSVDFADPAAVKALNRALLAHYYGIGFWDLPPGYLCPPIPGRADYIHHLADLLAGCNGGTVPPRVNVLDVGVGANCVYPIIGRSVYGWRFVGSDIDPVSLKAAKAIADFNPVLSGALTLRLQADAGKVFAGIIQRKDRFDVTLCNPPFHASAEEAEAVSRRKVTNLTGEVPDKPVLNFGGQHAELWCDGGEVTFLRNMAQESREFAEQCCWFTSLVSREAHLHELYRQLRKLGAKQVKTIDMAQGQKISRFVAWTFLDNAAMAEWREERWQG, encoded by the coding sequence ATGAAAGCCACACCAAAACCGACCGGCAAGGCCGGTCTGCACCCGCGCAACGCGCACCGCCAGCGCTATGACTTCCCGGCGCTGATCGCCAGCCTGCCGGAGCTGGCCGCCTTTGTGCGTCCCAACGACTACGGCGACGACAGCGTCGATTTTGCCGATCCGGCGGCGGTCAAGGCGCTGAACCGCGCGCTGCTGGCGCACTACTACGGCATCGGCTTCTGGGATCTGCCGCCGGGCTACCTGTGCCCGCCGATTCCGGGGCGCGCCGACTACATCCACCATCTTGCAGACCTACTCGCCGGCTGCAACGGCGGCACGGTGCCGCCGCGCGTCAACGTGCTCGACGTCGGCGTCGGCGCCAACTGCGTGTATCCGATCATCGGCCGCAGCGTGTACGGCTGGCGCTTTGTCGGTAGCGACATCGACCCGGTGTCGCTGAAAGCGGCGAAGGCGATTGCCGATTTCAACCCGGTGCTGTCCGGCGCGCTGACGCTGCGGCTGCAGGCCGACGCGGGCAAGGTGTTTGCCGGCATCATCCAGCGCAAGGACCGTTTCGACGTCACGCTGTGCAACCCGCCGTTCCATGCCTCGGCAGAAGAGGCGGAGGCGGTATCGCGGCGCAAGGTGACCAACCTCACCGGCGAGGTGCCGGACAAGCCAGTGCTGAATTTCGGCGGCCAGCACGCCGAGCTGTGGTGCGACGGCGGCGAAGTCACCTTCCTGCGCAACATGGCGCAGGAGAGCCGCGAGTTTGCCGAGCAGTGCTGCTGGTTCACCTCGCTGGTGTCGCGCGAGGCGCACCTGCACGAGCTGTACCGCCAGTTGCGCAAGCTGGGTGCGAAACAGGTCAAGACCATCGACATGGCGCAGGGGCAGAAGATCAGCCGTTTTGTGGCGTGGACCTTCCTCGACAACGCGGCGATGGCCGAGTGGCGCGAGGAGCGCTGGCAGGGGTGA
- a CDS encoding DEAD/DEAH box helicase has product MPFSTLGLDPALLHALDEQGFHTATAIQREAIPAILHGRDLLATARTGSGKTAAYCLPLLQRWQHGRHDGKQPTLLVLLPTRELAQQVGSVLQQLARHLPPPKIVTVYGGVSLNPQLMALRGGADIIVATPGRLLELLANNALRLDQVRSLVLDEADRLLEQGFADELEQVLAALPAQRQTLLFSATFAANVQQLATRLLTDPQRIHIAEQAPDIRQRAIEVDNRQRTALLCQLIAEQEGARMLVFVASKHGAAELAQTLQREGIRAAALFGELAQGRRERVLENLKDGTLQVIVATDLAARGIDIPALPVVINYDLPRSPQDYTHRIGRTGRAGESGLAISLIDADSRAHFRLIEKRLQLKLPREQLAGFVPVDEPAPRLAAADDNGGIKGKRPSKKDKLRAAAAEAAAQQAAKPD; this is encoded by the coding sequence ATGCCCTTTTCCACCCTCGGCCTTGACCCGGCGCTGCTGCATGCGCTGGACGAACAGGGCTTCCACACCGCCACCGCCATCCAGCGCGAGGCGATCCCGGCGATCCTGCACGGCCGCGACCTGCTGGCCACCGCCCGCACCGGCTCCGGCAAGACCGCCGCCTACTGCCTGCCACTGCTGCAGCGCTGGCAGCACGGCCGCCATGACGGCAAGCAGCCGACGCTGCTGGTGCTGCTGCCGACGCGCGAGCTGGCGCAACAGGTCGGCAGCGTGCTGCAGCAGCTGGCCCGCCACCTGCCGCCGCCGAAGATCGTCACCGTCTACGGCGGGGTCTCGCTCAATCCGCAGCTGATGGCGCTGCGCGGCGGCGCCGACATCATCGTCGCCACCCCCGGCCGGCTGCTGGAGCTGCTGGCCAACAACGCGCTGCGCCTGGACCAGGTGCGCAGTCTGGTGCTGGACGAGGCCGACCGCCTGCTGGAACAGGGCTTTGCCGACGAACTGGAACAGGTGCTGGCCGCGCTGCCGGCACAGCGCCAGACGCTGCTGTTCTCCGCCACCTTTGCGGCCAACGTGCAGCAGCTGGCGACGCGCCTGCTCACCGACCCGCAGCGCATCCACATCGCGGAACAGGCGCCGGACATCCGCCAGCGCGCGATCGAGGTCGACAATCGCCAGCGTACCGCGCTGCTGTGCCAGCTGATCGCCGAGCAGGAGGGCGCGCGGATGCTGGTGTTTGTCGCCAGCAAACACGGTGCCGCCGAGCTGGCGCAGACGCTGCAGCGCGAGGGCATCCGCGCCGCCGCGCTGTTCGGCGAGCTGGCGCAAGGCCGCCGCGAGCGGGTGCTGGAGAACCTGAAGGACGGCACGCTGCAAGTGATCGTCGCCACCGATCTCGCCGCGCGCGGCATCGACATCCCGGCGCTGCCGGTGGTGATCAACTACGACCTGCCGCGTTCGCCGCAGGACTACACCCACCGCATCGGCCGCACCGGCCGAGCCGGCGAAAGCGGCCTCGCCATCAGCCTGATCGACGCCGACAGCCGCGCCCACTTCCGCCTGATCGAGAAGCGGCTACAGCTGAAACTGCCGCGCGAGCAGCTGGCCGGCTTCGTGCCGGTTGACGAACCCGCGCCAAGGTTGGCCGCAGCCGACGACAACGGCGGCATCAAGGGCAAGCGCCCGAGCAAGAAGGACAAGCTGCGCGCCGCCGCCGCAGAAGCCGCCGCGCAACAGGCCGCCAAGCCGGACTGA